The Lepidochelys kempii isolate rLepKem1 chromosome 5, rLepKem1.hap2, whole genome shotgun sequence genome window below encodes:
- the LIPG gene encoding endothelial lipase isoform X1 — translation MRSSAFLLLIGIVFGIAARDSAPVAKEELLKDDTIAELPKKEKELAQAQKLQVKFNLRSSTVPGDEDCFLSIGQDKCLEDCKFNLTAKTFFIIHGWTMSGLFENWLESLVAALQEREKGANVVVVDWLGLAHQLYTDAVNNTKVVGEAVARVLNWLQEKQNLLLENVHLIGYSLGAHVAGYAGNYANGTIGRITGLDPAGPMFEGADPHRRLSPDDADFVDVLHTFTKETLGVSIGIQMPVGHIDVYPNGGDFQPGCGLSDVLGAIAYGNIGDVVRCEHERAVHLFVDSLVNQDKQSFAFQCTDSSRFKKGICLSCRKNRCNSIGYNAKKMRNKRNSKMYLKTRADMPFRVYHYQMKMHIFSYKSLGETEPTFSVTLHGTNGESQPLSLEILEQIGLNSTNPFLVYTEEDIGDLLRIKLTWEGSSQSWYNLWRELKSYWFRSAKPSKELQIRRIRVKSGETQQKLTFCAEDLQLTNISPGKDLWFVKCRDGWPTKNQTRSALNRH, via the exons ATGAGAAGCTCTGCTTTCCTGCTGCTCATTGGAATTGTCTTTGGCATTGCAGCGAGGGACTCCGCACCGGTTGCAAAGGAAGAACTGCTGAAAG ATGACACTATTGCTGAGCTGccgaagaaagaaaaagaacttgcACAGGCTCAGAAACTACAAGTGAAGTTTAATCTTCGCTCCTCCACAGTTCCAGGGGATGAAGACTGCTTTCTCTCCATAGGCCAAGACAAATGTTTAGAGGACTGCAAATTCAATTTGACAGCTAAAACCTTCTTTATTATTCATGGATGGACA ATGAGTGGCTTGTTTGAAAACTGGCTGGAAAGCCTGGTGGCCGCTcttcaggagagagagaagggtgctaatgtggtggtggtggactGGCTTGGACTTGCCCATCAGCTCTATACTGATGCTGTGAACAACACAAAGGTGGTTGGAGAGGCCGTTGCAAGGGTGCTCAACTGGTTACAG GAAAAGCAGAACCTGCTGCTTGAGAATGTCCACTTAATTGGGTACAGTCTTGGTGCCCATGTTGCTGGATATGCTGGTAACTATGCAAATGGAACAATAGGCAGAATTACAG GCTTGGATCCAGCTGGCCCTATGTTTGAAGGAGCTGATCCTCACAGACGTCTCTCCCCTGATGATGCAGACTTTGTGGACGTTCTTCATACATTTACGAAGGAAACACTGGGTGTTAGCATTGGGATCCAGATGCCTGTGGGTCACATTGATGTTTATCCCAACGGGGGAGATTTCCAGCCTGGTTGTGGATTAAGTGATGTTTTGGGAGCAATTGCATATGGGA ATATTGGGGATGTTGTTAGATGTGAACATGAGCGAGCTGTACACCTCTTTGTGGACTCCCTTGTGAACCAAGATAAGCAGAGCTTCGCCTTTCAGTGCACCGACTCCAGCCGTTTCAAGAAGGGAATCTGCCTGAGCTGCCGAAAGAACCGCTGCAACAGCATTGGCTACAATGCCAAGAAAATGAGGAACAAAAGGAACAGCAAGATGTACTTAAAAACCAGAGCAGATATGCCTTTCAGAG TTTACCATTATCAGATGAAAATGCATATCTTCAGCTACAAAAGTTTAGGAGAAACGGAACCCACGTTCTCAGTCACTCTTCATGGTACCAATGGCGAGTCTCAGCCCCTCTCTCTGGAAAT ACTTGAGCAAATTGGCCTGAATTCTACTAACCCGTTCTTGGTCTATACTGAAGAAGACATTGGTGACCTCTTACGGATCAAGCTCACCTGGGAGGGATCATCTCAGTCTTGGTACAATCTGTGGAGAGAGCTCAAAAGTTACTGGTTCCGATCTGCTAAACCTTCCAAAGAGCTGCAGATCAGACGTATACGTGTGAAGTCTGGGGAAACGCAACAGAA GTTAACTTTCTGTGCAGAGGATCTTCAGCTGACCAACATATCTCCTGGTAAAGATCTTTGGTTTGTGAAATGTAGAGATGGATGgccaacaaaaaaccaaacaag ATCAGCTTTGAATCGCCACTGA
- the LIPG gene encoding endothelial lipase isoform X2 yields the protein MRSSAFLLLIGIVFGIAARDSAPVAKEELLKDDTIAELPKKEKELAQAQKLQVKFNLRSSTVPGDEDCFLSIGQDKCLEDCKFNLTAKTFFIIHGWTEKQNLLLENVHLIGYSLGAHVAGYAGNYANGTIGRITGLDPAGPMFEGADPHRRLSPDDADFVDVLHTFTKETLGVSIGIQMPVGHIDVYPNGGDFQPGCGLSDVLGAIAYGNIGDVVRCEHERAVHLFVDSLVNQDKQSFAFQCTDSSRFKKGICLSCRKNRCNSIGYNAKKMRNKRNSKMYLKTRADMPFRVYHYQMKMHIFSYKSLGETEPTFSVTLHGTNGESQPLSLEILEQIGLNSTNPFLVYTEEDIGDLLRIKLTWEGSSQSWYNLWRELKSYWFRSAKPSKELQIRRIRVKSGETQQKLTFCAEDLQLTNISPGKDLWFVKCRDGWPTKNQTRSALNRH from the exons ATGAGAAGCTCTGCTTTCCTGCTGCTCATTGGAATTGTCTTTGGCATTGCAGCGAGGGACTCCGCACCGGTTGCAAAGGAAGAACTGCTGAAAG ATGACACTATTGCTGAGCTGccgaagaaagaaaaagaacttgcACAGGCTCAGAAACTACAAGTGAAGTTTAATCTTCGCTCCTCCACAGTTCCAGGGGATGAAGACTGCTTTCTCTCCATAGGCCAAGACAAATGTTTAGAGGACTGCAAATTCAATTTGACAGCTAAAACCTTCTTTATTATTCATGGATGGACA GAAAAGCAGAACCTGCTGCTTGAGAATGTCCACTTAATTGGGTACAGTCTTGGTGCCCATGTTGCTGGATATGCTGGTAACTATGCAAATGGAACAATAGGCAGAATTACAG GCTTGGATCCAGCTGGCCCTATGTTTGAAGGAGCTGATCCTCACAGACGTCTCTCCCCTGATGATGCAGACTTTGTGGACGTTCTTCATACATTTACGAAGGAAACACTGGGTGTTAGCATTGGGATCCAGATGCCTGTGGGTCACATTGATGTTTATCCCAACGGGGGAGATTTCCAGCCTGGTTGTGGATTAAGTGATGTTTTGGGAGCAATTGCATATGGGA ATATTGGGGATGTTGTTAGATGTGAACATGAGCGAGCTGTACACCTCTTTGTGGACTCCCTTGTGAACCAAGATAAGCAGAGCTTCGCCTTTCAGTGCACCGACTCCAGCCGTTTCAAGAAGGGAATCTGCCTGAGCTGCCGAAAGAACCGCTGCAACAGCATTGGCTACAATGCCAAGAAAATGAGGAACAAAAGGAACAGCAAGATGTACTTAAAAACCAGAGCAGATATGCCTTTCAGAG TTTACCATTATCAGATGAAAATGCATATCTTCAGCTACAAAAGTTTAGGAGAAACGGAACCCACGTTCTCAGTCACTCTTCATGGTACCAATGGCGAGTCTCAGCCCCTCTCTCTGGAAAT ACTTGAGCAAATTGGCCTGAATTCTACTAACCCGTTCTTGGTCTATACTGAAGAAGACATTGGTGACCTCTTACGGATCAAGCTCACCTGGGAGGGATCATCTCAGTCTTGGTACAATCTGTGGAGAGAGCTCAAAAGTTACTGGTTCCGATCTGCTAAACCTTCCAAAGAGCTGCAGATCAGACGTATACGTGTGAAGTCTGGGGAAACGCAACAGAA GTTAACTTTCTGTGCAGAGGATCTTCAGCTGACCAACATATCTCCTGGTAAAGATCTTTGGTTTGTGAAATGTAGAGATGGATGgccaacaaaaaaccaaacaag ATCAGCTTTGAATCGCCACTGA